Genomic window (Streptococcus suis S735):
TTAGGACTGATATTTTCTAATCATTTCTAATCTCAACTGTATCTGCGAGAAAGCCAAATTCTTCTGGGACTGGACTGGCTTCTTTTTCGATTTCCTGTGTCTTTTGCCCTTTTGCTTTCGCCGAAAATTCAGCACGAATACTTACCCAATCTTCCTGAGCAATAGCTAAAATCTGTGGGGAAAAACCAGCTGCCTTGCTGAGAATATTTCCAAACATGGTATTGAGATTGTCACGCTTCATCGTCTGTTCAGCATTAAGCGGAGAATCAAAGGCTAGAATCGCATGATTTTCATTGGCAGCAACTGGCTGGGAACCAACCAACAAGGCACGATCTGCACCTGACAGACTCTCGATAATTTCTCCCCAAGCATTCTGCAAGCGAGTCAAATTTTCACGCGCCAAGGTTGGATTTTCCATAGCTTCCTGCAAAATAGCATGAACCTTGCTGGTATCCAATCGGTACTTCTTCGGAGCCTGCGGCTTGCGTGAAACTGGCTTAACAGCACTTGGTTGACTAGATAATTGACTTAGTTGTTTCTGTAAATCCGCAACTTGTTGTTGCAGACTGGCTAGTTGCCCCAGTAAATCAGCTGGCAGCTCTGCCATTGCCTCCGAAGGAGAACTATCTTCAGCCAAACGAATGGTCATCATTTCAGCGTAAATCTTGGGTTGAGGACTGGACTTGATGTCCGCCAAACCCCTGGTCACCATCTCTATCATGGTAAAAATCCGTGCCTGCTCAAGAGCTAGATTTTCTGAAAAAACTGTTGTTAAATGCGTATCCTCTCCACCCGTCTGCACGATAAGGACATCTCTCAAATAGTGCAAAAGATCTGTCGCAAAACGGCTCATACTCTTTCCTTGGTCAAACAAGGTTTGTAGATGCTGGAGAGCTGTGACACTATCCCCTTGACGCAGACTTGCCACATAGTCATCCAAGGCACGCAAGCTGATAGAACCCGTAATTTCCTCAGCAATTTCCAAGGTCACTTGCTGGTCCTGACTAAGGCTGAGAGCCTGATCCAAAATAGATAGGGCATCCCGCATCCCTCCTTCTGCCCGACGCGCAATGATTGTCAGAGCCTGTTCGTCAAAGATTAGCCCTTCCTTGGTTAAAATTGCAGCCAAGTGCTCCTGAATGTCCGTCACCTTGATGGACTTAAATTCAAATCGTTGCACCCTTGACAGAATGGTAGCAGGAATCTTGTGCAATTCCGTCGTTGCTAGAATAAAGACCACATTTTCAGTCGGTTCTTCCAAGGTCTTCAAGAGGGCGTTGAAGGCTCCAGTAGACAGCATGTGAACCTCGTCGATGATATAGACCTTATAGGTCGCAAGACTAGGTGCATAGGTCGATTTATCACGAATATCACGAATCTCATCCACACCATTGTTGGAAGCCGCATCAATCTCAATCACATCTTCCAGGCTACCTTCCGTAATGGCCTGACAGATATAACAATCGTTACAAGGCTCGCCTCCAACCTGATTAGGACAGTTCATGGCCTTGGCAAAAATCTTAGCTGCCGATGTCTTACCCGTACCACGAGGACCTGAAAAGAGATAGGCATGACTGATTTTCCCTTGTTCAATGGCCTGTTTGAGTGTGGTCGCAACCACCTCCTGCCCCACCATCTCCCCAAAGGTCTGGCTTCGGTACTTCCTATATAAAGCTTGGTACATTAGCGTTTTTCTCCAAACATAGCAAAATTCCAGTCCGTCTTCTCAACCAAGAGAGCAACGAACTTTTCCAGATAGTCTTGGTCAATCGTATCATAATCAGCTACCAATCTCGAATCCAAGTCCAAAACGCCCAGCAACTGGTCGTTTTTCACCATTGGCACAACGATTTCTGATAGGGCTGTCGCATCGCAGGAAATATAGTTATCATGTAGACGAACATCGTCTACGAGAATAGTCTGGCGCTTAGCTGCAACCTCACCGCAGACACCCTTTCCAAGTGCAATATGAACACAGGAAACGCCCCCCTGAAAAGGCCCCAAAATCAATTCACTACCATCATACAAGTAAAATCCTGTAAAGACAGAGTTTGGTAGAGCTTGATTGAGCAAAGCAGAAGCATTTGATAGATTGGCTAAAGCATTGGTTTCCCCATCAAGAAGAGCTTCCAATTGAGCCAACAATAATTGATAGTTTGAAATTTTTTCTTGTTTTGTCATAGGAACATTATAGCATAGTTAAGCCGACTTTTATAGTCCGAGCGATAAAGAAAAAGGCTTGCGCCTATTTCCACATCCAGTACATAATCACTGCATCAATCAATACCCCTATAGCCCAGGCTAGTTGAAAATACTTTTTCTGTGTCTTATGCCGAAAATGGGTTCCACCTGCCCAGGCACCCAGCCCGCCACCAAAATAGGACATGAGTAATAAGGTCTTTTCTGAAATCCGATAGGCGTTTTTTCTTGCCTTCCCTTTATCCATACCATAGGTAATGAAGACAAGTAAATTCCAAACTACTAGCGCCATACTAACCATCTGTTTGATTGACATACATTCCTCCAATTAAGTCACATTTCTTCTTACTCTAACATAATCCAAAACAGGACACAAGGAAAAACGATTCGGAAATCCGAATCGTTACATTTCTGCCAGTGTATCCTCTAACCATTTGAGCTGGGCACGGTTGCGTTCAATAGCCCGTGTCAAAATCAAATAGTGTCCATAATTGTCTTGGATACTTTCCTTGGTTGAGAACAGCTCAACTTTACGACTGTCTAGGTGTTTTAAGTGCTTGGTGACTAGTTCAATTTGACTCTGCAACAAACCAGGAATCCGTGGGTCATCCTTTTCACGGATAAAAAACATCTTGATTGAAAACAAGTTTTTTTGCTGAGGCGTTTCTTCATTTGGAATGGATAGCCATTCGTCTAAAATCTGACGACCAGTAGCCGTCATCGCATACTGCTTTTCCTTTTCATTTCCAGGTACTGCATGACAAGTAATCAATTCTTCCTTGGTCATACGTTTTAATTCTGGATAGACTTGGCTATGGGCAACCTGCCAAAATTCGCCTAAATCACGTTGAACATAGTCGGTAATCTGCTTGCCAGTTACCATTTGACCGCTAGCACCCATAATCCCTAATATGATATGAGGTAATATTCTTTGCTTCGGCATCTTAACCACGCTCTCTTAATATACTCTCCACCTTGGTGTTAATCAAGTCGATGGCTACAACGTTGCTGACGCCTTCAGGAATGACGATATCTGCATAGCACTTGGTTGGCTCGATAAACTGGTGATACATTGGTTTCACCACCGAGGTGTACTGCTCAATGATACTATCTAAGCTACGGCCACGCTCTTCCATGTCTCTCTTAATGCGGCGAATGATACGAATATCGTCATCAGTATCAACGAATATCTTAATATCCATTAAATCCCGCAACCGTTTGTCTTCCAATACTAAAATACCTTCCACAATAAATACATCTTGTGGTTCCTGACGATAGGTCTTCTCTGAACGTGTGTGCTGAGTGTAATCATAAATCGGAATATCCACTGAACGTCCTGCTAATAGCTCACTGATATGATAAATCATCAAATCCGTATCAAAAGCCAGTGGATGGTCATAATTGGTCAGTATCCGTTCTTCAAAGGTCAGGTGAGACTGATTCTTATAATAAGAATCGTGTTCAATCATAGATATACGAGCATTTGGGAAATTATCCAGAATGGCACGTGACACACTTGTCTTGCCACCCCCAGATCCGCCGGTTACGCCAATAATAATGGGTTTCTGAGTCATCATCATCTCCTTCTATTTTCAATACTATTTTACCATGAAACATGGTATAATGAAAAGGATAACACAAAAGAAATGAGAATTTATGCTTAATTTTGGTATTGTTGGCACCTCAGACATCTCTCATCGTTTTATAGAGGCAGCCCATTTAAGTGGACATTATCAGCTACAGGCTGTTTTCTCCCGTAGACTAGAAACTGCTGCTGCCTTTTCAGAGCAGTATGAAGGAGTCGATTTATACACAGAATGGGTAAAATTTCTTTCTGCTCCCATTGATGTTGTCTATATTGCCAGTCCAAATGCCCTGCACTTTGAACAGGCAAAAGCTGTTCTAGCTGCTGGTAAACATGCTATTGTTGAGAAACCCATGGTTTCTACACCTCAGGAATTAGAACAATTGCGTCGCGTTGCCCAAGAAAATAATGTTTTCCTCTTTGAGGCTGCTCGAAACTATCACGAACAAGCTCAAGCCATTATCCGTGAATTTTTGACGGATAAAACGATTTTAGGTGGTTCATTTGGGTATGCCAAGTATTCTTCTAAGATGCCTGAATTGTTAGCTGGGCAAATGCCAAATATCTTTTCAACTGATTTTTCCGGTGGTGCTCTCATGGATTTTGGTGTCTATACGCTCTACGCCGCTATCGGCATTTTGGGAACTCCCAGAACGGCCCGCTATGTAGCACAACAGCTACCTTTTGGTATTGACTTAAACGGTTCGGGACAACTCATTTATGACAACTATATCGTCCACATTCAAGCATGAAAAAATATTACAAGCAATCTAGCGAGCGAAATCTATACAAATGATGGAACACTAACACTCAACGCATGCCAGCATATCAGCTCCGCTATTTTCACAAAACATGACGGAGAGCAAATTGTTTTACCAATCCAAGCGGCCCAGCATCCTATGCTCGAAGAAGTGTTAGAAATTGCACAGGCAATCAAGCAACAAAACCGCAAGCTTGTGGACCAGTGGCTGGCTGTGGCAGAAAGCGTCCATCAAACACTTTACACCATGCGTCAAGACGCAGGAATAATCTTTAAGGCGGATAACAATGAAATCTAAATTTCCCTCCAGCTGGACGGACCAGCTTACCCTACTTGGCTTTGAGGACTTTACTCCTATCCAAGTCCAGGCCTTTGAGCCTATTGCAAACGGCAAGTCCCTTCTAGCTATCAGCCCAACAGGCACAGGAAAAACCCTTGCCTACCTCTGGCCTAGCCTATTAGCCCTAACTCCTAAAAAAGCCCAACAATTGCTCATCCTCGCACCCAATACAGAGCTGGCTGGTCAAATATTTGAGGTTTGTAAGACTTGGTCGGAGACAATTGGGTTGACTGCTCAACTATTCTTGTCTGGTTCCAGTCAAAAACGCCAGATTGAGCGACTAAAAAAAGGACCAGAAATCCTGATTGGAACACCTGGTCGTATTTTCGAGTTGATTAAATTGAAAAAAATCAAGATGATGAATATCAACACCATCGTCCTAGATGAGTTTGATCAGCTGTTCTCCGATTCTCAATATCAGTTTGTCGAAAAGATTATCAACTATGTGCCTCGTGACCACCAGTTAATCTACATGAGTGCAACAGCTAAATTTGACCGTCAAAAAATTGCTGAAGACATTGAAAGCATTGATTTATCTGAGCAGAAATTGGATAATATCCAACATTGCTATATGATGGTAGATAAGCGTGAACGTTTGGAAACTCTACGTAAGTTTGCCAATATCCCTGATTTTCGTGCTCTTGCATTTTTTAACAGCCTATCAGACCTTGGTGCAAGCGAAGATAAACTACTCTATAATGGTGTGAATGCAGTTTCATTGGTTTCTGATGTCAACGTAAAATTCCGCAAGGTCATCATCGAACGTTTCAAGAATCACGAACTCAATCTTCTACTTGCTACAGATATGGTCGCACGTGGTATTGATATTGATAACTTAGAATGTGTCCTCAACTTTGAAGTTCCTTTTGACCAAGAAGCCTACACTCATCGTTCTGGACGTACTGGACGCATGGGCAAGGAAGGTCTTGTCATCACTCTAGTATCTAGTCCTAGCGAACTAAAACAATTGAAAAAGTATGCCTCCGTCCAAGAAGTCATTCTCAAGAATCAAGAGCTCTACAAAATATAATGAACAATATACAAAAGGCTTAGAACCAGTGTTTCTACTAACATGATTCTAAGCCTTTTATCATTCTTACTGGGCTGGGCCGGATAATTCTTGTGAATAATAGATTAATTGAGGATTGAGAGGACTAGCGAGTAAGTCTGTTACAGTAACCATATTGTAGCCCTCACCTGTTAAATATTGCAATACAGACTCGAGGCTATCAACTGTTGACTGATGAATATCATGCATTAGGATAATACTTCCTGGACAAGTCTGTTCTTTTATTTCTTTCAAAATGGCTTGGGGATTGCGACTCTTCCAATCTTTAGAATTGACCGACCAATAAATCGATGGAAGTCCCATCTGATTGACAACGGCCTGGTTAACAGAACCATAAGGAGGACGGACCATTGTTGGTACAATACCTGTAGCTTCAGTAATAGCTGCCTGTGTATCTTGAATTTCTCTCTGTACTTGCTCCCCAGAAATAGTGACTAGATTGGGATGATTCCACGTATGGTTGGCGATGACGTGCCCTTCTGCTACCATTCTACGGAGAATAGCTTCATTCCCAACTACAGCCTTACCAACAACAAAGAAAGTTGCTTTGGCATTATATTTTTTCAGTAAATCTAAAACTACCGGTGTTGTGTTCGGATTGGGTCCATCATCAAAGGTTAGAGCGACCTGTCTCAAATGTTTCTTATCCACAACTTGTGCAGCCATATACTCATCATAGCCAACCTTATCAGCATCTACTAGATAATCACTCTTCACTACTGGGTACAAATCTGAAATTGGTAGAACCAACTGGTTGATGCCGTAACCATCTGGTAATTGTAAGGTTAATTGGCTGTCTCCATAACTAAAGGAAATAGCATTTAAGTCTAGTGTTTCAAATTTTTTGACAATCGCTTCTACATCAGTCTCTTTCATTCCTTGAGCAAGTAAGGCTTCTCTTAGATGATCAACAATAATACTTGCTGCAGAGGATAAATTAGGTAATAAATCTTCTAGAGTAAACAATTCATTGTCCTGCGTCAATAACACACGCTCAGACGGGAGTTTATCCTGCTTTTTAATTTGCAAGTTGTCTACTTTATAGTGCTCCGCTTGAATTTCACGAGCTGTTACATTTTTAAAATTTGTTTTTCCCTCTATTGATGAAACAAAGACCAGTTTTTGAATTTTTCCTGCTGGTTTTTTATGACCAAAGCGTCTTTGAACATAGGAAATCATTCGACTTTCTACAGGTCCTAAGACATGACCTGCATCATCTGTAGGTAAGGCAGCCACAACATGGGTCGTATCAATATTTCCCTCTTGAATTTTGCCCTTGCCTTTAGCGAGGATGGTTTGTTGTTTTTCCTCAATAAACTGACTAACCTGTCTTTCTTGAAGTCCTGCAAATAACCATACAGCCAAACTTACCATTATGCCGAGCAAGGCGATGTTGATTCCCAACCAAAAACTAACTTTTTTCATCTCCAACCTCCCATTCAAAACATATATAAACTATGCTAAATCATTTAAAGGCTCTTGTCAAGACAGTTCTATAAAAACTCATAAAAAGATTAGGTAATACTCTTCGAAAATCAAAATTATCCGTTGTCAACTTTCCTTGATGAACTCCAGTTCCATCTTCGGCTTCGTTTCCTAGACTACTTTTGATTTTCATTGAGTATAAATAATTGATTTGCTTCCTAATTCCCCCCTCCTGCCATTTTCTGATTTTTTTTTGAAAAGAAAAAGACTGCCTAGGCAATCTTTTCTAAATTAATCTGCACGAATGACTTCCACACGGTAGCCATCTGGATCTGTCACAAAATAATAACGACCTGGACTTCCTGGCAATCCCTTGATGTCTGTCGTTGGATAGCCCAGCTCCTTATGTTTCGCATTGTCCCCTTCTAAATCATCTGAAGAAAGAGCTAGATGCGAGAAACCGTCGCCTACGATATAGGGACCATGATCATAATTGTAGGTCAATTCAATCTCAAAGTCATCTCCTTCAAGTGCTAAGTAAACCAAGGTAAACTTGTGCTCTGGATAGTCCTTGCGACGGGTTTCCTTAAATCCAAATGCTTCTTCATAAAATTTTTGAGATGCTTCTAAGTTCTCAACACGCAAACAAGCGTGCAACATTTTTTTACTTGCCATAATAAATTCCTCCTACCATTTAATACCACCAGTATACCATACTCTCTATGAAAAATCCGATATTCAAAATCATGACCACCCGTCAAACGGGTGGTTTGAACAAGGGCTATAAGCCCACATCACCAGCCAGCGCCTAAAGACGCTGGCTTTCACTTTGTTCAAGCCTCACTGCTTTTGACTCGTCACTAGCCTCTTAAAGAGGCATTCGTACTACTTGCCATTATCCCTAAAGGGATCTTCATACTCTTTTACACTCAACTTATCAAGTGCTATATCATGTTTAACTCGCTTTTTAAGCTGAAGCTCGTGAAGAAATCATCCACTGGATAATTTCTTTATTCTTGTATATATTTCTTAATTGTGGCTTCATTAAGTCCAACCGTACTGACATAATATCCCTCTGCCCAGAAATGACGATTACCAAATTTGTATTTGAGATTGGCGTGTTTATCAAACATCATTAGAGCACTCTTACCTTTTAAATATCCCATAAAGCTTGATACACTTAATCGCGGAGGAATACTGACTAACATATGAACATGATCCGGCATCAGATGTCCTTCGATAATTTCTACGCCTTTATAAGTACACAAACGTCGGAATATTTCTCCCAAACTACTTCGATATTGATTATAGATGATTTTTCGTCTATACTTAAGTGTGAAGACAATGTGGTAGAACACAGCCACTTTGTATGTGATAAACTATGTGCCTTTTGCGCCATATTTTTCTCCTTTCGCTTTACAATAGGCTTGAACACCTTTATTGTATCGCGTTTGGAGTTTTTTTGGTGTAACCTTCGTCGCGCACCCGCATAGCGGGTGGTTTATTTGTCACGCACCTTACGGAGCGTGACGGACTAAAAGTCACATAACTAAAAAAGCCTGAGCGAACTCAGGCCTTAAATGAATTATGCTTCCAAGTAGTACTCTTTCACAATGTTCAAGTTTTCATCCAATTCGAATACAAGTGGTGGGAAGTTTGGAATTTCCACATCCATGATTTCGTCATCAGACAATTGTTTGATGTGTTTTACAAGGGCACGGATTGAGTTACCGTGTGCACCCACGAATACGTTTTTACCGTCTTTCAATGCTGGAGCAATTTTATCTTCCCAGAATGGAAGGGCACGCTCAAGCGTTACTTTCAAGTTTTCTGCATCTGGAATAACTGAATCATCAAGGTGTGCATAGCGACGGTCAGTGTGTGCTGAATGCTCATGATCTTTAGCCATTTCTGGTGGCAAAGTATCATAAGAACGACGCCAGATGTGAACTTGCTCATCACCAAATTCAGCAGCTGCTTCAGCTTTGTTCAAGCCAGTCAAACCACCGTAGTGACGTTCGTTCAAACGCCACGATTTTTCAACTGGTACCCACAATTGATCTGCAGCTTCAAGAGCCAAGTTTGTAGTCTTGATAGCACGTTTCAATACAGATGTGAAAGCAAGGTCAAATTCGATACCTGCTTCTTTGATCAATTTACCTGCATCGATTGCTTGTTGTGTACCTTTTTCAGACAAATCAACATCAGCCCAACCAGTGAAAAGGTTAGCTTTGTTCCATTCAGACTCACCATGGCGAGCAAAAACCAATTTTACCATTTATGAATTCTCCTTTAAATTTTGAGGTTCCCCTCTTATACTTCTCTATTTTACACGAAAAGGTAAAAAAATGCCAGCCTTTCCACAATCTGTGTACGCTTTCATTACTCTTTCATGTAAATTCAGTCTCTAGACCTATCTTTCTTCTTAGAAAAAATACAAAATAATGGTATAATAGTAAGGCTGAACACGACAGTTCAAAACGATACCACTATAGGAGTTATCATGAAAAAAGTAGCTATCGTGTCTGCCTATCGTTCTGCCATCGGCAGTTTCGGAGGTAGTCTGAAAGATATTGAAATCGCTGATTTAGGGGCGCAAGTCCTCGAAACAGCCTTAGCTAGTAAAAACATCCCTGCAGACAGCGTTGATGAAGTTATCTTCGGAAATGTTCTTTCAGCAGGACAAGGACAAAATATTGCACGTCAAATTGCTATTCGTGCAGGCATTCCTCAGACAGCCTCTGCCTATGCAGTCAATAAAGTCTGTGGTTCCGGTCTCAAATCAGTCCTCCTGGCTGCCCAGTCAATCATGCTAGGTGACAATGATGTAGTTGTGGCTGGAGGCATTGAAATTATGAGCCAGGCACCTTATCTATCCAAAACTAGCAGGTTTGGTAGTAAATTTGGTCATATTACTCTAGAAGATTCTATGCTGACAGACGGTCTAACAGATGCCTTCAACGACTATCACATGGGCATTACTGCAGAAAATGTTGCTGAACACTATCAAGTCAGTCGCGCAGAGCAAGATGCTTTTACATACAGTAGCCAAGAGAAGGCTGCGAAAGCTATTGCTGAGGGAAGATTTGTTGACGAAATTGTTCCTATTAGATTAAAAAATCGGAAAGGCGAAACTATTTTTGCCACAGATGAGTACCCTCGTCTGACGCCAATTGAAAAATTGGCAACACTTCGGCCATCTTTTAAAAAGGATGGAACCGTCACCGCAGCCAATGCTTCTGGCATCAACGACGGCTGTGCTGTCTTGATACTCATGTCTGATGAAAAAGCCAGTGAGCTAAATATCCAGCCACTCACCTATATTGAGGCCTATGCAACAAGCGGTTTAGATCCCGCATTGATGGGGCTTGGACCTATTACTGCTAGCCAAAAAGCGCTACAAAAACTGAATAAAACAGTCGAGGATATCGATCTATTCGAAC
Coding sequences:
- the dnaX gene encoding DNA polymerase III subunit gamma/tau; protein product: MYQALYRKYRSQTFGEMVGQEVVATTLKQAIEQGKISHAYLFSGPRGTGKTSAAKIFAKAMNCPNQVGGEPCNDCYICQAITEGSLEDVIEIDAASNNGVDEIRDIRDKSTYAPSLATYKVYIIDEVHMLSTGAFNALLKTLEEPTENVVFILATTELHKIPATILSRVQRFEFKSIKVTDIQEHLAAILTKEGLIFDEQALTIIARRAEGGMRDALSILDQALSLSQDQQVTLEIAEEITGSISLRALDDYVASLRQGDSVTALQHLQTLFDQGKSMSRFATDLLHYLRDVLIVQTGGEDTHLTTVFSENLALEQARIFTMIEMVTRGLADIKSSPQPKIYAEMMTIRLAEDSSPSEAMAELPADLLGQLASLQQQVADLQKQLSQLSSQPSAVKPVSRKPQAPKKYRLDTSKVHAILQEAMENPTLARENLTRLQNAWGEIIESLSGADRALLVGSQPVAANENHAILAFDSPLNAEQTMKRDNLNTMFGNILSKAAGFSPQILAIAQEDWVSIRAEFSAKAKGQKTQEIEKEASPVPEEFGFLADTVEIRND
- a CDS encoding DEAD/DEAH box helicase; amino-acid sequence: MKSKFPSSWTDQLTLLGFEDFTPIQVQAFEPIANGKSLLAISPTGTGKTLAYLWPSLLALTPKKAQQLLILAPNTELAGQIFEVCKTWSETIGLTAQLFLSGSSQKRQIERLKKGPEILIGTPGRIFELIKLKKIKMMNINTIVLDEFDQLFSDSQYQFVEKIINYVPRDHQLIYMSATAKFDRQKIAEDIESIDLSEQKLDNIQHCYMMVDKRERLETLRKFANIPDFRALAFFNSLSDLGASEDKLLYNGVNAVSLVSDVNVKFRKVIIERFKNHELNLLLATDMVARGIDIDNLECVLNFEVPFDQEAYTHRSGRTGRMGKEGLVITLVSSPSELKQLKKYASVQEVILKNQELYKI
- a CDS encoding PadR family transcriptional regulator, whose amino-acid sequence is MPKQRILPHIILGIMGASGQMVTGKQITDYVQRDLGEFWQVAHSQVYPELKRMTKEELITCHAVPGNEKEKQYAMTATGRQILDEWLSIPNEETPQQKNLFSIKMFFIREKDDPRIPGLLQSQIELVTKHLKHLDSRKVELFSTKESIQDNYGHYLILTRAIERNRAQLKWLEDTLAEM
- a CDS encoding acetyl-CoA C-acetyltransferase, whose translation is MKKVAIVSAYRSAIGSFGGSLKDIEIADLGAQVLETALASKNIPADSVDEVIFGNVLSAGQGQNIARQIAIRAGIPQTASAYAVNKVCGSGLKSVLLAAQSIMLGDNDVVVAGGIEIMSQAPYLSKTSRFGSKFGHITLEDSMLTDGLTDAFNDYHMGITAENVAEHYQVSRAEQDAFTYSSQEKAAKAIAEGRFVDEIVPIRLKNRKGETIFATDEYPRLTPIEKLATLRPSFKKDGTVTAANASGINDGCAVLILMSDEKASELNIQPLTYIEAYATSGLDPALMGLGPITASQKALQKLNKTVEDIDLFELNEAFAAQSIPVVKQLGIDPAKVNVNGGAIALGHPIGASGSRILVTLIHELIKQEKELGLCSLCIGGGQGISLIVSNAQTS
- a CDS encoding phosphoglycerate mutase, with amino-acid sequence MVKLVFARHGESEWNKANLFTGWADVDLSEKGTQQAIDAGKLIKEAGIEFDLAFTSVLKRAIKTTNLALEAADQLWVPVEKSWRLNERHYGGLTGLNKAEAAAEFGDEQVHIWRRSYDTLPPEMAKDHEHSAHTDRRYAHLDDSVIPDAENLKVTLERALPFWEDKIAPALKDGKNVFVGAHGNSIRALVKHIKQLSDDEIMDVEIPNFPPLVFELDENLNIVKEYYLEA
- a CDS encoding DUF1294 domain-containing protein, with protein sequence MSIKQMVSMALVVWNLLVFITYGMDKGKARKNAYRISEKTLLLMSYFGGGLGAWAGGTHFRHKTQKKYFQLAWAIGVLIDAVIMYWMWK
- a CDS encoding GAF domain-containing protein, whose translation is MTKQEKISNYQLLLAQLEALLDGETNALANLSNASALLNQALPNSVFTGFYLYDGSELILGPFQGGVSCVHIALGKGVCGEVAAKRQTILVDDVRLHDNYISCDATALSEIVVPMVKNDQLLGVLDLDSRLVADYDTIDQDYLEKFVALLVEKTDWNFAMFGEKR
- a CDS encoding VOC family protein, which produces MASKKMLHACLRVENLEASQKFYEEAFGFKETRRKDYPEHKFTLVYLALEGDDFEIELTYNYDHGPYIVGDGFSHLALSSDDLEGDNAKHKELGYPTTDIKGLPGSPGRYYFVTDPDGYRVEVIRAD
- a CDS encoding polysaccharide deacetylase family protein, yielding MKKVSFWLGINIALLGIMVSLAVWLFAGLQERQVSQFIEEKQQTILAKGKGKIQEGNIDTTHVVAALPTDDAGHVLGPVESRMISYVQRRFGHKKPAGKIQKLVFVSSIEGKTNFKNVTAREIQAEHYKVDNLQIKKQDKLPSERVLLTQDNELFTLEDLLPNLSSAASIIVDHLREALLAQGMKETDVEAIVKKFETLDLNAISFSYGDSQLTLQLPDGYGINQLVLPISDLYPVVKSDYLVDADKVGYDEYMAAQVVDKKHLRQVALTFDDGPNPNTTPVVLDLLKKYNAKATFFVVGKAVVGNEAILRRMVAEGHVIANHTWNHPNLVTISGEQVQREIQDTQAAITEATGIVPTMVRPPYGSVNQAVVNQMGLPSIYWSVNSKDWKSRNPQAILKEIKEQTCPGSIILMHDIHQSTVDSLESVLQYLTGEGYNMVTVTDLLASPLNPQLIYYSQELSGPAQ
- the udk gene encoding uridine kinase — its product is MTQKPIIIGVTGGSGGGKTSVSRAILDNFPNARISMIEHDSYYKNQSHLTFEERILTNYDHPLAFDTDLMIYHISELLAGRSVDIPIYDYTQHTRSEKTYRQEPQDVFIVEGILVLEDKRLRDLMDIKIFVDTDDDIRIIRRIKRDMEERGRSLDSIIEQYTSVVKPMYHQFIEPTKCYADIVIPEGVSNVVAIDLINTKVESILRERG